One genomic window of Panicum hallii strain FIL2 chromosome 6, PHallii_v3.1, whole genome shotgun sequence includes the following:
- the LOC112897861 gene encoding DIMBOA UDP-glucosyltransferase BX9-like has product MASPSRAGRRVVLFPFPYQGHFNPVLRLAGAVHARGLAVTVFHTDLRAPDPADYPSDYRFVSVPVHVPMDLVASEDIARLVMELNVSCAAPFKERLAALLAEEEPGSVWCVITDVIWYSAQAVARELGVPALGFMTSSAASFRNFIAYPTLIEKGYLPVQEEHRDDPVDVLPPFRVKELQRIETSSLADFASLLGHTVDGARQSSGLIINTFEALEAVDLDKIREDMSIPVFAVGPLNKFAPPVKSSLYQLQQDCRCLDWLDTQAPRSVIYVSFGSLAAMDPHEFVELAWGLADSKRPFIWVVRPSLIRGFESGDLPDGFREEVGDRGRIVDWAPQDEVLSHPAVCAFLTHNGWNSTIEAISEGVPMISRPFLGDQYGNAMFACNVWRVGVEVEVEDQLDRGKIQDAIEKLMGNKRGKEVRERMANLKQMVEKGIKEGGLSHAAFLKLVDLILSV; this is encoded by the exons ATGGCCTCGCCCAGCCGAGCCGGCCGCCGCGTGGTGTTGTTCCCGTTCCCGTACCAGGGCCACTTCAACCCTGTGCTCCGGCTCGCGGGCGCTGTGCACGCCCGCGGCCTCGCAGTCACCGTGTTCCACACAGATCTTCGCGCGCCAGACCCGGCTGACTACCCCTCAGACTATCGCTTCGTGTCTGTGCCCGTCCATGTGCCCATGGATCTCGTGGCATCGGAGGACATCGCCAGACTCGTGATGGAGCTGAACGTCAGCTGTGCGGCGCCGTTCAAggagcggctggcggcgctgctcgCCGAGGAGGAGCCAGGAAGCGTCTGGTGCGTGATCACCGACGTCATTTGGTACTCGGCGCAGGCGGTAGCGAGGGAGCTCGGCGTGCCGGCTCTGGGATTCATGACCAGCAGCGCGGCGAGCTTCCGGAACTTCATCGCCTACCCTACACTGATTGAGAAGGGCTACTTGCCTGTCCAAG AGGAGCACAGGGATGACCCAGTCGACGTGCTGCCACCGTTCCGTGTGAAAGAACTGCAACGCATCGAAACGAGCAGCCTTGCTGACTTCGCCAGCCTGCTCGGGCACACCGTTGATGGAGCACGGCAGTCCAGCGGCCTCATAATCAACACCTTCGAAGCCCTCGAGGCGGTTGACCTCGACAAGATCCGCGAGGACATGTCCATCCCCGTGTTCGCCGTCGGTCCTCTCAACAAGTTCGCGCCACCGGTCAAAAGTAGCTTGTACCAGTTGCAGCAAGACTGCCGGTGCCTCGACTGGCTGGACACGCAGGCGCCTCGCTCCGTGATCTACGTCAGCTTTGGGAGCCTCGCTGCCATGGACCCGCACGAGTTTGTGGAGCTGGCTTGGGGCCTCGCTGACAGTAAGCGCCCGTTCATCTGGGTGGTCAGGCCGAGCCTCATCCGCGGATTCGAGTCCGGTGATCTGCCGGATGGGTTTCGTGAAGAGGTAGGTGATCGAGGTAGGATCGTCGATTGGGCTCCACAGGATGAGGTGCTTTCTCATCCTGCGGTCTGCGCTTTCTTGACGCACAATGGTTGGAATTCGACGATTGAAGCTATATCAGAAGGTGTGCCGATGATTTCACGACCATTCTTGGGGGACCAATATGGAAACGCTATGTTCGCGTGCAACGTTTGGAGGGTGGGAGTGGAGGTTGAAGTGGAAGATCAGCTTGACAGAGGGAAGATCCAAGATGCTATTGAGAAACTGATGGGCAACAAACGAGGGAAAGAGGTTAGGGAGAGGATGGCAAATCTAAAACAGATGGTGGAGAAAGGCATTAAGGAGGGTGGATTGTCTCACGCAGCTTTTCTTAAGTTGGTTGATCTCATATTGTCAGTTTGA